A segment of the Zingiber officinale cultivar Zhangliang chromosome 8B, Zo_v1.1, whole genome shotgun sequence genome:
ttttaaaatcatttttgatttttttaagttaaaataatttgtaaaaatatttttttttaagtgaaaataatttttaaaatgatttttaagttaaaataatttttttaagttaaaatatttttttttaaaagttaaaataatttttttatgttaaaatattttttaagttaaaataatttttttaggttaaaataatttttaaaatatattttttaagttaaaataatttttttaagttaaaataatttttttaaagttaaaataattttttaagttaaaatgaaaatatttttttaagttaaaataattttggaatcgaattttcaaattaatttaatttaattttttaattttaggttcttaaatctaaattttcaatcagggaatcttataattttgtgagatgagttaaattcaatttttagggtttggttttactgtgtgttagattcaggtttagctttgggctcaacaaatagacattttttggataaacttatgggctatggtgagtcacttacatcattagagtaaccatgccttcgaggtttttcaaatagtcctatccactgaacttaatacaaaactttggtctaactggttaggatccgtaaagggtagcttcaattagttccactaagccaaatgcactagatcgaagtcatatcttcctagacatgtatagacaaagtttctctaacgtactatcatccaaaacttcaccaataccgttggtcaagttaaactattatccctttaaactagtcctaattaccctgccgggtaggttagtttttggttaccctatcgggtaggttagttttggaagtgtcagctattctggagccttcccctgaattattgatatgtatttttaagttttagttataggtttatgtctgttacttttataattatatttaacttgatgatagtctaatttttgatgggttttaaaatatttcgattttgatttagttagtctagttttgagttttgattttgtttatcagattttatatagtatattttatctttgggtatgtaatattggttgaTTCCTACTTGCGTAGTtaagcacgcttttggaacccaagctttagtttgctgtttgtgttgggttattagtgatttaaatattttatttaaacttaacttgtagccaagtccaatTTTATTGTAGACGactttttgactatttaaaataagatctaaatttttagatcttgttgtaaatttttctaagagtccttttaatttattaatttctgttcttaatgttgaattttcctcctcaagtgttaggtcttaagttgaattagaatttatgatttgttccttgatgttctggttttcctcaaggaacaaacgtttagtgacttaccttaacttatctgTCAGACGTCCTGTTAgtcctttgacccatctggacttcgtgtcagacatccggtcagcccgttgacttatctagactttgtgccagctatccggtcgtcccgtcgacctagctggacttcgtgccagctatccggtcgacccgtcgacctagctgggcttttcctgcacacttggtcacagcgttagatcacaatgaaactaacttaacctattttgtcattcataaaaacctgagttagatcgttaatgCTAACTACACCAACAACACTGACTTTTCGCGGGGTGGATCTCTTTTTATCATCGCATCAAGTACTTTTTGAGGATTAACTCACTTTATGAATTCACTTTACGGAtttagattaaaaattaaaaattctaaaccAATGTATTCTTCTATTGCACCATTCGTCCCTTCCCTTAGCCACCTACTCGATCTCACCCTAAGAGCATTCTACTCTCAAACATTTTGAAGAAGTATGCTTTATATTTATCCTCCTATCTTTTTAACAGTGGTACCATCTTGTCTTTAAATTCAGCATTCTTAAGCTATTATGATAGTCAGCAAcgagcaaataaaaaaaatatctcttGGGCCCTTTTTAATTtaccttaatttttaatttttttagtatGAGATAATTAAGTAATTTAATACAAATTTATAACAATTAATCTCTCTAATCATAAAATTATTACCGTATAATTTTGAGATCGATCAAGAGTATGAAATATAAGACTGTGTAGATATCCTTTCATATCAAACTCAAAATAAGTTAATCatgaaccaaattaaattaaaattttattttatactaAAAATACTtccaaaaaaattatatttatcaaataatgaAAGGTTTAACTccaacataaaataaaacaataaacatttaatcaaataaaataatcaaatttgCACAATTATGTTataaaaccctaaaattaaaacgtgttttagtaaaaaaaaataaatcaaattactTTTTTAATCGCCAAAAATTAAATTCGTGTCAAATTTTTCTGAATATAATAGTATAAGTTAATCATGAGTAGATtaaattaagattttattttataataaagatactttgaaaaaaaatgtataccaatttaagtgcaaactgtataaaatttatattatattaaaaattgatatattaaaattttgatacgatataaatataattgaatttattataCCAAAGTTTTTGATACTGTAAGGTTTCAATATAATAATGATATATCGTACCGAATAACTCTAATAATAAGTAAAATaacaaatatttaatcaaataaaaatattcaaattACTACAACTATGTAATAGACCCCAATAATTAaagtagatttattttttttaaaaaaaaagattaaccGCCAAAACTTAGATTTGTTCCAATGTTTTAGAAAACATGTGCTATCGACTTCAATTCATCTCTCTATTGTTAAATTCTCCTCCCTCTTGGTCGGTCCATCGATCGGTTTGCAATGAAATGATACACATCCTGAATCATGCGCGGACCATCTTCCTCCCCTTCATCTCTGACCGCCAGTCGCCAGATCAGGAGCATCACTCGCTTCAACTGATCATTTGAATACTACTTAATTTCATGTCATGTTGTGATGCTGGTTATTGTTATGTTATATGAGATTGTTAATATTATTTCATTGTCTGTTCATATTTCAGAATTAGTTTTAACCTTTTGTGCAAAGTTATGACCTCTAGATCATATTTATCCTACTTTGCAAAGTTGACTTTATCCTACTTTGCAAAGTCATTTTCACAATTGGAGTCCATAACTTCATGACTgtaattttattattactaagaCATgctattaagaaaaatttatttattaatttaccaAAAAACTATGACTCAGTCCTTAAATGCATAAATTATTAGGTGACATGATCAACATTTTGAAGCATTGTAGGAGAAAACAATCATAAGtacatttttttgaaaaaaaaattgagataattttgatttaaatggGTAAAAGAAAATCTCAGGTGAAAACATTATCAGTTATtttatgtaatattttttaatgaaaattacAAAGAAAGTATTTTAGTAGCACTCAATCTTTTTTAAATGGAAGAAACATTCAGTTTGAAGGACTTAAGTGAGGAGCCTTCATCAAGCATGCCATACACAATGCCACAGAAAGCTTGCCAGATTCGGCATAAAATCTAAATAATGGAAAATATCATTCATTGTGATCTGAGAGATCTTGTTTGTTGTTATTGCATCTTCGTAATGGAAAATAAATCAAACAGAGAGGGAAAAAAGAATACGAACACAACCGACATCAGTATCGAGGAGGTCAACTGTTACTAGGTGTTATTTGAGCCATTCAAGAAGGGAAATGTAGCTCTGAAAGTGCAATTGTAAGTTACTCAACCATGCCATCCTTGACCAGTTCTTCCAAACCTTTTTTCAGCCTGTAGGCAGCAACCTCACAGTCAGCCTCTTTGAGGCCACCGAACGAGATGCGGACATAGCCTGGACTGCCGCTGGCGCTCCCGGGAATGATGACCACATGGTGCTTCCTCACCAGCCATCTGACGATCTCATAGTCATCGGAGAACTTTTCAGGAAGTTTTGCCCAGAGATAGATAGCTCCCTGTCCGCCTCTAACATTTTCTTTCCCAAGTGGAGCCAAAGCTTTCGTCAGGATATCTCTGCTCCTCACGAGGTTCTGCACCCTGTCGCGAACCCATTCCGAACCAACTTCGAGGGACCGGAGAGCCAAATGCTGGCTTATGATGGAAGCACAGATGGGTATGTTGTCTTGAACTTTGAGAAGCTGAGCTGCGAAACCATCCACAGCTTCTGGGTAGGCTATCTGTAAGATTGTATGCAAGATTAGGAAACAATACTCCAAAAATCAACATCTATGCGTAACTTGTTATACGATAATTCATCCATAATAAAGATTATTTCAACTAGCTCGGTTGTATGTTGCTTATGCATGTACCTATCTATCATCTTTTTGCCAACCCACAGCTGGTGTACTATTGGATCACAATATTGTTTAAGTTCCATAGGTATAACCTCTAACAATTAACACACCGacaaatttttaaacttatattTCTACCATAATTTAGTTTTTCCCTGCTATGATTGCCCGATGTATTAATTTGTACAGAAAGATATTAAGTTTTATACCTTATAAAGAGAGCACTTGGTGGTCGACATGGATATCAGCTTAGACTTTGGTCTTTCAACTAGAATCTGATCTAAGACATGTATTGCTCATGGGGCGCTGTTTTCAGGAAAACAAAACAGGCTTCAGAGAATTTGACTTGTCGACACACATGTATGGTTTCGAACATTAGGCACGGTAGAGTTTGGAAGCAATTAGCTCAACGAAAAAGAGGTGTAATGGAGTCAAAGGATTGTAAAGACGGTGCAACCAAGATGGAGAAAAATGTCAGCAGACAGCAATTAAGGACAATGAAAGCAGTCAACTTACATATCCAACACGCCACCCCATCATTCCATAGGCTTTAGAAAACGAGAAGAGATTGACAATGTGGTTACCTTCTATGCAAGAATGCTTCATACCATCGTACATGAAGTATCTGCATCGTTATATTTGACAGCAAAAAGAAAGTAATGAGTTTAATGTAAGGAATTTTTGTGGATCATAAGATCAGTTATTTGTCATGCCATATCTACATGTTTTGTAGGTAATAATTTGATTCAGACATTCATAATGGAATTTCTGCACGGAAGAAAATTAATTAGTAGAGATGGGAGTATTTTGGCAAGTAAAATTGAATGACTATTGGAGAGGAGATAAATGAACAAATATGCTTATGACATTAACTAGTTTTTATGTGATAAAACATGGCTTGACAACCTTAAAAAATAGAAACAGGGTAATAATTGTGATTTTGATATATATCTGATGCAAAAATAGGTCAACCTCCATTATTCAGGGACAGGTATAGTGGTACAGGCACATTACATAATGTAAAATGTCACCAGTATAGGAAGCATATCTTATTGTCTAGAACCGATGCGACAATTCTCATCTATAATGagtagacgatgatgaaatcatATTTGACATTAGTATAACCCAGTGATCATTGAATAAGGTTGCATCTTATGCCAATGTGCATTATCAAGGGATTTTCCAGTATATGCTCTAGTGTGCATACAAGCATAACAAACTGAGTCAATAAACATTTCAAACAATCTAAAAGTTGAATCTACTGAATAATATAACGTCGTTCATGAAAGAAAAGATAGTCATATCCCTTACTCATATGTATTAtcgacaacaaaccaaacaccaGCTCTTTTACAAAGATCTGACAGTTTCTGAAAACATGTAAATATATTAGGCATAGAAGAAGGCAGCACACTCGTAAAGATGTAAAATTATACATATATTAACTATGAACCTAATGTACCACGAGAAGAGGCTCTGGGATGTAGGCCCCTGATGGGTTCCCTGGATTTACAACAGTAACTAACTTGGGAATTGGATCTTGTGATAAAGTCTTCTCTAACCATTCTGCACCAATTATGCatttcaaggaaaaaaaatattatcatttCACTGGATAATTGATAACTAATAAACACCTCTAAGATAAGAGATGTATGTTAAAAAGAACAAAGATAAGAACATTATGGGACTCAACTAGTGGAACACTGTTATCAACTGAGGCAAGAGTAAAACTTGCAAGATAAGAGCATTATGGGTAAGACTTTCAATCATAATTTCCAATTCTGACTATAAAGATCAGACCCAAGCTTAATTAGATGTCTTCATCCACTCAACTCCACTCCAAGGTTTAGAACACCTCCTAAAGACTCATGACCTTATTAACGATTACTATAGAAACCCTAACCTTTGAAAGCCCTTGTTCCAGTACTATGTTAAATGGGAGGACAGAGATATTATATTGGCGTATTATCAAAGATGTCTTACATGATAAATATAGAATTCAACACCCTAAACCTAAATCATTCAGTGTGGGACTCAACCCACTACACATATATAATGACTTATAATACCTCTAATGGTTGTTTAACTTTAGCAAAACAAGTAACAAAAGACTTGCCTGCATCGGGTTGAAGTGTTTTGGGATCAGTAGGCCCAACTAATATGTTGGTAATGCCTGTCATTTGGAATGACATGTAAGCATTGAAGTAATATGGTGCAAACATGACGACTGAATCCCCTGGATCACAGAGGGTAAGCACCACATTTACAAATGCCTGCCAAACACACagagtaaaaaaaataattaaacaatttatttatgAAGGTAATCAAACAATTTAGGATTTATATATCCTAGCACGTGGAACAAAACAAGACGTTGTACGAACAAACCAAAtcaattttaccttctaagcactCTAATATActagtaaataaaaataattaaacaaattttttaTGAAGATACTCAAACAATTTAGGATTTATAAATCCTCACATGTCGAGAAAAAAAAAGATGCAATAAGAACAAACTAAAtcaattttaccttctaagcactGTAACAAACTAACCAAAAGTACTAAAGTAGTAAAGCCTATACAAACAATATAAAATTGCTTACTGAACTAATCCATATTAGTGACAATGGAGTCCACTTAGTTACCATGtaaattcattatttgctttagagAAACTGAGGATGAAACTTTAGACAGGTAAATTATCCGCAAATCAAAAGACATTTCTCATATGTATTATTTTGTTAGGTTGTGGTATCTTACACTCCTATATGAAGTTAATCTGATTCAACCAAGATGATCAAATTGCAAATGGAAACAAATGATCAGCAACTTCTCTTAGGTGTTCTCACAAAAGATAACAGAGAACTCAAAAAGATGAAACCACTAATAGAAAGGTAATAACCTGATTTGCACCGGCTGTGACCATAACTGCAGACTTATTCAAATTATTCTCCCTTCGCAACTGCAACCAACTCATAATATTAATAGGATTACTTACTATAGTGAATGTAACATGCATATGTTATCAGTCTTTTTAGTTTTCACAAGTTGTACATGTGAAGTTAGAGTATTTATATACTGGAAGAAAAGGTACATTggttaaaatagaattaaaaaattgtaaaatattATGACACCCCTAgtatcaattgaaaaaaaaaaatcatatcacCAAACTAAGGAAAATCTCTTATATCAATAACCAAGCACCAAGAACCTTCCTATAAACCAAATGCATCAATAGCTCTAAAATCGGAGCACACACAACAAGAGTATATTTCACAAGTTGCACATACTAAGTTAGAGAGAGTATTTATATAATGGAAGGCAACTAATAATAATGGATCCTTCAGCAATAATTTGCTCCCATCTGGGATTTCATGTCTGCCtcgaaaaaattattttgaataatCATCTACAAAAATTCTCCCTTTCTATCTCTTATAAACTTCAATTCCATGAAATTTTCAAGGTTCTACTACATTATCAGTTATTACATTTTTTATAGAGAGGAGAAACGATTTATCAACTACTTTTACAGACAATTATCTTTACATCTATTTAGAGCACTTGCATCATGATTAAGACTGCCCAAAAGAACAAAGGgttgaatttttaaaacttaagtaGAGGAATCTTGTCAGCTATATCATGTAAATATGAGGAAATACCTTCTCAATCAGAGCCTGCCTTAGTTCTGGAAGACCTTCATCAGCACCATATTTACTAATTGAAGGGTCCCAAACAAGTTCTTTGACTTTTTCTAAAGCTTGTTCAGGTGGTGGCCAATAGACTACACCCTGCATGAGAAATTGTGAATGATTTGAAAAGTAGCAGTGATTTTAATGACAAATATTAACAAGATTGTCTATTTGATTCATAGTGAATCAAATAGAACTTAATTGAACCAAACCAACTTTTATATTGATTATTTAGAATCTGAACCAAATTGAACTCAATCAGAACACAAGTCAAAGTAATCTCCACCCAAATATCAATTTGGTTCAATTGAGTTCAAGTTGAGCAAAAATTTTAACTAGATATCATAGTTTTCTTTTTAACTTTTGTATTGGATCACAGCTCCTTATGAACGAATTTTCATTTAAAACAGAATATATTAAATCAAGCAATCATACTGTAGTTTATGACATAAACTTTATATATCTTGAGCCATTCAAAATAAATCtccatgataaatatatttaattataaacaaataaatttttagcatttcagtttgtttgGGTTTGCAATTACAAAACAGCGAACCAACATAAAACTAAAATTTGAGAAGATAATGGATGGCAAACAGCAACTTCAGAAAATGAGTACCTGAGCTAGTGAGATTGCTTCCTTGGTTCCACGCATCAGTTCCTGAATCTGAAGGGGCAAAATAATCCCTTTAAGAAACTTATAAAATGCAATATAGGACTCCCAAAAGAACCACAACCATAGGAGCACTAGCTAATTAATTCAAATACCAATAGAAGACAAAGATCACTTTCCCACTTTTCatgtaaataaacaaacatatacATAAAATGTGCAAAGGTTCCTTTTTTTCAGCAGCTTTGCAAGAGAATGGGAAGAAAAGAACAAAGTTGGACAATCTAGAACACCTCAGGCTTGAGCCAAATAGACCTCTTACTTCATTCCCCATCAGTAAGGAGAGAAGGGTGGATCTTGTTTTCAGAAAGCATAAATGCGAGTTAACTCACCTGGACCATGACAGGCATATCCGTCTCGAGAGCTCTCTTCGCAAGCTTAGCCCTTGTCCCCATTCCGCCTCCTCTACTGCAGCAGTAGAACCTACCACGCCTATAATATCAAGAAGGGCACAGGTGTGAGATCAAAAGAACAGCAAGAGACGCCTAATCTCTAGGAAAGACCAACGCCGACTAACCTAAAAAGAGAGACAAGGCCGGAAGCTCCGGCCACCAAGCCCCTCATCCCTACCAATGACATCAGAAACCTCAACGACTCCCTTGTGCATATAAAAATCCAATCTTCACCAGTTCACCAAATTGAGTCTGTCTGAAAGGGAAAATAAAGGCGGAGACGTGGGAGGATCAAACAGCGACAAGTCGAAGAGATCCGATGGAGAACGAAGGGAAGAGTGGGAATCCTGTTTGAGTATATCAGAGAGCGACGCGAGCCAGCGAGGGAGCAGCCAGCCTGCGGCCGAAGAAGTCACGGCGTTGCGTCGCCGAGCAATGGACCCGGCGTCCTCGCTCGTATTTTTATGTCCTggattttcctttatttttaataataataataataataataataataatattgaaaaACATCTACAAAATAACATCCACTTTTAAAATTCtctaaaaaaatacttaaaagtcatttgaatattatttttataaaaatcataAGTTTTCTTCCTACAAatagaattatttttttaaaaaaaataattcagaTGTACACAGAAATACCTCTAGAATATTCAtctctacaaaaaaaaaatcaaattcaaatttatttatttacttttaaaaatattttaccgCTATTGGTCTGGTTTTCTAATTCCACCAGCAAATATgatccttta
Coding sequences within it:
- the LOC122016557 gene encoding aromatic aminotransferase ISS1-like; the protein is MSLVGMRGLVAGASGLVSLFRRGRFYCCSRGGGMGTRAKLAKRALETDMPVMVQIQELMRGTKEAISLAQGVVYWPPPEQALEKVKELVWDPSISKYGADEGLPELRQALIEKLRRENNLNKSAVMVTAGANQAFVNVVLTLCDPGDSVVMFAPYYFNAYMSFQMTGITNILVGPTDPKTLQPDAEWLEKTLSQDPIPKLVTVVNPGNPSGAYIPEPLLVKLSDLCKRAGVWFVVDNTYEYFMYDGMKHSCIEGNHIVNLFSFSKAYGMMGWRVGYIAYPEAVDGFAAQLLKVQDNIPICASIISQHLALRSLEVGSEWVRDRVQNLVRSRDILTKALAPLGKENVRGGQGAIYLWAKLPEKFSDDYEIVRWLVRKHHVVIIPGSASGSPGYVRISFGGLKEADCEVAAYRLKKGLEELVKDGMVE